A single region of the Streptomyces vilmorinianum genome encodes:
- a CDS encoding TetR/AcrR family transcriptional regulator, which produces MGGTKVKRMPRAVREQQMLDAAVQTFGQRGYQAASMDEIAELAGVSKPLVYLYLNSKEDLFTACIRREAKALLAAVAAGVDPELPAEEQLWAGLLAFFTHTAEHPDGWAVLSRQARTHGEPFAGEAAQMRDEIVAYVGTLIGAAARETHRATRRDPELAERDVAGLSQALVGAAESLANWANETPGMTAWEAAATLMNFSWAGLGTLMTSERWSPPRAPRAPRTPRPPL; this is translated from the coding sequence GTGGGCGGCACGAAGGTCAAGCGGATGCCGCGGGCGGTGCGCGAGCAGCAGATGCTGGACGCCGCCGTGCAGACCTTCGGGCAGCGGGGGTACCAGGCCGCGTCCATGGACGAGATAGCCGAGCTCGCGGGCGTGTCCAAGCCGCTCGTCTATCTGTATCTGAACTCCAAGGAAGACCTCTTCACCGCCTGCATCCGGCGGGAGGCGAAGGCGCTGCTCGCCGCCGTCGCGGCCGGGGTCGATCCGGAGCTGCCGGCCGAGGAGCAGTTGTGGGCCGGGCTGCTCGCCTTCTTCACGCACACGGCCGAGCACCCCGACGGCTGGGCGGTGTTGAGCCGGCAGGCGCGGACGCACGGGGAGCCGTTCGCCGGTGAGGCGGCGCAGATGCGCGACGAGATCGTGGCGTACGTGGGGACGTTGATCGGGGCCGCCGCGCGGGAGACGCACCGTGCGACGCGGCGGGACCCGGAGCTGGCCGAGCGGGATGTCGCGGGGCTGTCCCAGGCGCTGGTCGGGGCGGCGGAGTCGCTGGCCAACTGGGCCAACGAGACGCCGGGGATGACGGCCTGGGAGGCGGCGGCGACGCTGATGAACTTCTCCTGGGCGGGGCTCGGCACCCTCATGACGAGCGAGCGCTGGTCTCCTCCCCGGGCTCCCCGGGCTCCCCGGACTCCCCGCCCTCCCCTGTGA